One segment of Streptomyces bathyalis DNA contains the following:
- a CDS encoding alpha-L-rhamnosidase has protein sequence MISRRHLLATATVSGMSATALGATSPAALAAGTGDGEAPASGGGLHVTGTTTEYAERPLGLDDPHPRFTWRLGSRLPNRLQHAYRIRVATSPGRLADPDVWDSGKVTSRDSVLVPYDGPRLAPRTRYHWSVRVWDEEGRPSPWSAPTWWETGLTDAGQWRSEWIGAPPSLVAPPSLDGTEWIWFPEGDAASGVPAGTRWFRGSTAISGTVRAARLVVAADNGFTAYVNGTEVASRDSLPVRKSWSRPALLDVTHELRSGANTLAVQAVNSEASPAGLLAVLEVTTGDGTERFTTDGTWRSTDEEPAGDWRSPGYDDGAWPHARKAATWGEDPWGKVLPEQSPAQLRRSFRLSARRVARARLHATALGLYEAHVNGVRVGEDRLTPGWTDYGKRVAYRTYDVTEALRQGENALAVTLAPGWYAGNVGWFGQHQYGEHPALLAQLEIVHEDGSTTRVGTDAQWRAARGPLVTADLVMGEQYDARAETPGWQGPGYDDSGWRPVTTSPGPGSAAGSGSSPAVVAMTDAPTRVMKELAPEKMTEVRPGVFLFDFGQNMVGCVRLTVEGGAAGRRIHLRHGEVLDQDGALYVANLRTARAVDTFTLKGSGRETYEPRFTFHGFRYVEVSGFPGRPPRDAVTGLVMHTAAPFTMDFSTDDPMLNKLHSNITWGQRGNFLSVPTDTPARDERLGWSGDINVFSPTAAYTMESARFLTKWLQDLRDGQDEDGAYPDVAPFVGPVGKGVAGWGDAGVTVPWALHRAYGDVRVLRENWPAMRRWIAYLEEHSDGLLRPAEGYGDWLNVDDETPKDVIGTACFANVTGLVAQTGRLLEEDSGPYEKLHRRIKEAFNAAYVDGNGRIKGDTQTAYVLALSMDLLPAAAVRRAAADRLVELIEANDSHLSTGFLGTPRLLPALTETGHTDLAHRLLHRRTFPSWGYQIGKGSTTMWERWDSIKPDGTFQDVGMNSFNHYAYGCVGEWMYRNLSGIAPAEPGFRRTLVRPRPGGGVRRADAGHDTLYGPVRTHWTLDAGDRFRLTVALPPNTTGEVWVPAADPSAVSAPGARFLHARQGCAVFEVGSGTHRFASDGG, from the coding sequence TTGATCAGCAGACGTCATCTGCTCGCGACCGCCACCGTCTCCGGCATGTCCGCCACAGCACTGGGAGCGACCTCCCCGGCCGCCCTCGCGGCCGGCACCGGCGACGGGGAGGCGCCGGCAAGCGGCGGAGGTCTCCACGTCACCGGTACGACGACGGAATACGCGGAGCGGCCGCTCGGCCTCGACGACCCGCATCCCCGGTTCACCTGGCGCCTCGGCTCCCGGCTGCCGAACCGCCTCCAGCACGCCTACCGCATCCGTGTGGCCACGAGCCCCGGCCGCCTGGCCGACCCCGACGTGTGGGACAGCGGCAAGGTCACCTCGCGCGATTCGGTCCTCGTTCCGTACGACGGACCGCGCCTGGCGCCCCGCACGCGCTACCACTGGTCGGTGCGCGTGTGGGACGAGGAGGGGCGGCCCTCTCCCTGGTCGGCACCCACCTGGTGGGAGACCGGGCTGACGGACGCGGGACAGTGGCGCTCGGAGTGGATCGGAGCACCGCCCTCCCTCGTCGCGCCGCCCTCCCTGGACGGAACCGAGTGGATCTGGTTCCCGGAGGGCGACGCGGCCTCCGGAGTACCGGCCGGCACCCGCTGGTTCCGCGGCAGCACAGCCATATCCGGAACGGTGCGCGCGGCGCGTCTCGTCGTCGCAGCCGACAACGGCTTCACCGCCTACGTCAACGGGACCGAGGTCGCCTCCCGCGACTCCCTGCCCGTGCGGAAGAGCTGGAGCAGGCCGGCGCTGCTCGACGTCACTCACGAACTGCGCTCCGGCGCCAACACGCTGGCCGTCCAGGCCGTCAACTCCGAGGCGTCGCCGGCGGGCCTGCTGGCCGTACTGGAGGTGACCACCGGCGACGGCACCGAACGGTTCACCACCGACGGGACCTGGCGGTCCACGGACGAGGAGCCTGCCGGGGACTGGCGCTCCCCCGGCTACGACGACGGCGCCTGGCCCCACGCACGGAAGGCCGCAACCTGGGGCGAGGACCCCTGGGGCAAGGTGCTTCCGGAACAGTCGCCCGCGCAGCTGCGCCGCTCCTTCCGGCTCTCCGCCCGTCGCGTGGCCAGGGCACGCCTCCACGCCACCGCGCTCGGGCTCTACGAAGCCCACGTCAACGGCGTCCGCGTCGGTGAGGACCGGCTCACCCCCGGCTGGACGGACTACGGCAAGCGCGTGGCCTACCGGACCTACGACGTCACCGAGGCGCTGCGGCAAGGCGAGAACGCCCTCGCGGTCACTCTCGCGCCGGGCTGGTACGCCGGGAACGTCGGCTGGTTCGGGCAGCACCAGTACGGCGAACATCCCGCGCTGCTGGCCCAGTTGGAGATCGTCCACGAGGACGGCAGCACCACCCGCGTCGGCACCGACGCGCAGTGGCGGGCCGCGAGAGGGCCGCTGGTGACGGCCGACCTGGTGATGGGCGAGCAGTACGACGCCCGCGCCGAGACCCCGGGCTGGCAGGGGCCCGGCTACGACGACTCCGGCTGGAGGCCCGTCACCACCTCCCCCGGCCCCGGCTCCGCCGCGGGCTCAGGTTCAAGCCCCGCCGTCGTGGCGATGACGGACGCGCCGACCCGCGTGATGAAGGAGCTCGCACCGGAGAAGATGACCGAAGTTCGCCCCGGCGTCTTCCTGTTCGACTTCGGCCAGAACATGGTCGGCTGCGTGCGCCTCACCGTCGAGGGCGGCGCGGCGGGCCGGCGGATCCATCTGCGTCACGGGGAGGTCCTGGACCAGGACGGCGCGCTCTACGTCGCCAATCTCCGCACCGCACGCGCCGTCGACACCTTCACGCTCAAAGGGAGCGGCCGCGAGACCTATGAACCCCGGTTCACCTTCCACGGATTCCGCTACGTCGAGGTGAGCGGTTTCCCGGGACGGCCGCCGCGCGACGCCGTGACCGGTCTCGTGATGCACACGGCCGCCCCGTTCACGATGGACTTCTCCACCGACGACCCGATGCTCAACAAGCTGCACAGCAACATCACTTGGGGGCAGCGCGGCAACTTCCTCTCGGTGCCCACCGACACTCCGGCGCGCGACGAGAGACTCGGCTGGTCGGGAGACATCAACGTCTTCTCCCCCACCGCCGCCTACACCATGGAATCCGCGCGGTTCCTCACCAAGTGGCTCCAGGACCTGCGCGACGGGCAGGACGAGGACGGTGCCTATCCCGACGTGGCGCCCTTCGTCGGCCCGGTCGGCAAGGGCGTCGCCGGCTGGGGCGACGCGGGGGTGACCGTGCCCTGGGCGCTGCACCGGGCGTACGGCGACGTGCGCGTACTGCGGGAGAACTGGCCGGCGATGCGCCGGTGGATCGCTTACCTCGAGGAGCACAGCGACGGGCTGCTGCGGCCCGCCGAGGGGTACGGCGACTGGCTCAACGTCGACGACGAGACCCCCAAGGACGTCATCGGCACCGCCTGCTTCGCCAACGTCACCGGGCTCGTCGCGCAGACCGGCCGGTTACTGGAGGAGGACTCCGGCCCGTACGAGAAGCTGCACAGGCGGATCAAGGAGGCGTTCAACGCCGCGTACGTGGACGGCAACGGCCGGATCAAGGGCGACACCCAGACCGCGTACGTGCTGGCGCTCTCGATGGATCTGCTGCCGGCAGCGGCGGTGCGGCGCGCGGCGGCGGACCGTCTCGTGGAGCTGATCGAGGCTAACGACTCGCATCTGTCGACGGGTTTCCTGGGCACCCCGCGGCTGCTGCCGGCTCTGACGGAGACGGGGCACACGGACCTCGCCCACCGCCTGCTGCACCGGCGGACGTTCCCCTCGTGGGGCTATCAGATCGGCAAGGGCTCGACGACGATGTGGGAGCGCTGGGACTCCATCAAGCCCGACGGGACGTTCCAGGACGTGGGCATGAACTCCTTCAACCACTATGCCTACGGCTGCGTCGGAGAGTGGATGTACCGGAACCTGTCGGGCATCGCGCCGGCCGAACCGGGGTTCCGCAGGACGCTGGTGCGGCCGCGGCCGGGTGGCGGCGTCCGCAGGGCGGACGCCGGGCACGACACGCTCTACGGACCGGTCCGCACCCACTGGACACTCGACGCCGGGGACCGCTTCCGGCTCACCGTCGCCCTGCCGCCCAACACCACGGGCGAGGTGTGGGTGCCGGCCGCGGACCCGTCCGCGGTGAGCGCGCCGGGAGCGCGGTTCCTGCACGCCCGGCAGGGCTGCGCCGTCTTCGAAGTCGGTTCGGGCACGCACCGCTTCGCCTCGGACGGCGGATGA
- a CDS encoding sugar ABC transporter ATP-binding protein, producing the protein MTQPEPGAAPVPVLALEGVSKSFGNVRALQGVDLALHAGEAHALAGENGAGKSTLIKILGGVHTPEAGTVRLDGSAVVFASPADARDAGIAVIYQEPTLFADLSIAENIFMGRQPRRRLGRIDHDAVREATAALMRRLGVDLDPDRPARGLSIADQQIVEIAKALSFDARVLIMDEPTAALTGTETARLFSVVETLRAEGAAVLFISHRLDEIFRLCRRVTTLRDGRLVATEALEGLTEDDLVRRMVGRDLDELYPKQETTPGERALTVRRLTREGVFHDVSFEVRRGEIVALAGLVGAGRSEVVQAVFGVDRADAGEVEVGGKALKAGSPTAAMDAGVALVPEDRRQRGLVMEMSIERNIALTGLDRLGSAGMVRRSLERSRAADWAVRLRLKYNRLTDTAGVLSGGNQQKVVLAKWLATEPGVLIVDEPTRGIDVGTKAEVHRLLNSLAEEGIAVLMVSSDLPEVLGMADRVLVMHEGRLVAEIPRAEATEESVMAAATGRTTKEPA; encoded by the coding sequence ATGACCCAGCCAGAACCGGGGGCGGCCCCGGTGCCGGTTCTCGCCCTGGAGGGGGTGAGCAAGTCCTTCGGCAACGTCCGCGCCCTGCAGGGCGTCGACCTGGCACTGCACGCGGGAGAGGCGCACGCCCTCGCCGGGGAGAACGGCGCGGGCAAGTCCACGCTCATCAAGATCCTCGGCGGCGTCCACACACCCGAGGCCGGCACCGTGCGGCTCGACGGCAGCGCCGTCGTCTTCGCAAGCCCCGCCGACGCCCGCGACGCGGGCATCGCCGTGATCTATCAGGAGCCCACGCTCTTCGCGGACCTGTCTATAGCCGAGAACATCTTCATGGGCCGCCAGCCCCGCCGCAGGCTCGGACGCATCGACCACGACGCCGTACGCGAGGCGACGGCGGCGCTCATGCGGCGGCTCGGCGTCGACCTCGACCCGGACCGCCCGGCGCGGGGACTGTCCATCGCCGACCAGCAGATCGTCGAGATCGCCAAGGCCCTCTCCTTCGACGCCCGCGTACTGATCATGGACGAGCCGACCGCGGCCCTCACCGGCACCGAGACCGCGCGGCTCTTCTCCGTCGTCGAAACGCTGCGCGCCGAGGGCGCCGCCGTGCTGTTCATCTCGCACCGGCTGGATGAGATCTTCCGGCTGTGCCGGCGCGTCACCACACTGCGCGACGGCCGGCTCGTGGCCACCGAAGCACTCGAAGGGCTCACCGAGGACGACCTCGTACGCCGCATGGTCGGCCGCGACCTGGACGAGCTGTACCCCAAGCAGGAGACGACGCCCGGCGAGCGGGCCCTCACGGTGCGCAGGCTCACCCGTGAAGGCGTCTTCCACGACGTCTCGTTCGAGGTGCGCCGCGGCGAGATCGTCGCCCTCGCGGGCCTGGTGGGAGCCGGACGCAGCGAAGTCGTCCAGGCCGTCTTCGGCGTCGACCGCGCCGACGCGGGCGAAGTCGAGGTCGGCGGAAAGGCGCTGAAGGCCGGTTCGCCGACCGCCGCCATGGACGCGGGAGTCGCGCTCGTCCCGGAGGACCGGCGGCAGCGCGGCCTGGTGATGGAGATGTCCATCGAGCGGAACATCGCACTGACCGGACTGGACAGGCTCGGCAGCGCGGGCATGGTGCGGCGTTCCCTGGAGCGCTCCCGCGCCGCGGACTGGGCCGTGCGGCTGAGACTGAAGTACAACCGGCTCACCGACACCGCGGGGGTGCTCTCCGGCGGGAACCAGCAGAAGGTCGTCCTCGCCAAGTGGCTCGCCACCGAGCCCGGCGTCCTCATCGTCGACGAACCGACGCGCGGCATCGACGTCGGCACGAAGGCCGAGGTGCACCGGCTGCTCAACTCCCTCGCCGAAGAGGGCATCGCCGTGCTGATGGTCTCCTCCGACCTGCCCGAGGTCCTCGGCATGGCCGACCGGGTGCTGGTGATGCACGAGGGACGGCTCGTGGCCGAGATTCCCCGTGCGGAAGCCACCGAGGAGTCGGTCATGGCCGCGGCCACCGGACGCACCACCAAGGAGCCCGCGTGA
- a CDS encoding ABC transporter permease: MLAGSGTTDGFADITNLSAALNDTAEIALIALPMTLLVVAGQVDLSVASMLGLSSALAGALWDAGWAFEMIVPLCLVVGVLGGLLNGWLVTRVGLPALAVTIGTLTLYRGLASVVLGNKAVSDFPEAYAQWASYTEPVPGTFIPYPIAVFIVLAALAAVVLHCTAAGRALFAIGAQEDAARFAGIRVRRIKLVLFAVTGFMASFAGIVYTLRYGSARADNGLGLELVVIASVLLGGIDFNGGKGTLGGAVAGVLLIGVLNNLLTLNDISSEIQVIVTGVLLVASVLTPRVIALVTERRDRRAAAT, from the coding sequence ATGCTCGCCGGAAGCGGCACCACCGACGGCTTCGCCGACATCACCAACCTCTCCGCAGCTCTCAACGACACCGCGGAGATCGCCCTCATCGCCCTGCCCATGACCCTGCTCGTCGTCGCCGGCCAGGTCGATCTGTCCGTCGCATCCATGCTCGGGCTCTCCAGCGCGCTCGCGGGCGCTTTGTGGGACGCCGGATGGGCGTTCGAGATGATCGTGCCCCTGTGCCTCGTCGTCGGCGTGCTGGGCGGACTCCTCAACGGCTGGCTCGTCACCCGCGTCGGGCTGCCCGCGCTCGCCGTCACCATCGGCACCCTCACCCTCTACCGGGGCCTGGCCTCCGTCGTACTCGGCAACAAGGCTGTCTCCGACTTCCCCGAGGCGTACGCACAGTGGGCCTCCTACACCGAACCCGTGCCGGGCACGTTCATCCCGTACCCGATCGCCGTGTTCATCGTGCTCGCCGCCCTCGCGGCCGTCGTGCTGCACTGCACCGCTGCCGGGCGCGCCCTGTTCGCCATCGGGGCGCAGGAGGACGCGGCGCGCTTCGCGGGCATCCGCGTCAGGCGGATCAAGCTCGTGCTCTTCGCGGTCACCGGCTTCATGGCGTCCTTCGCCGGGATCGTCTACACCCTGCGCTACGGCAGCGCCCGCGCCGACAACGGGCTCGGGCTGGAGCTCGTGGTCATCGCGTCCGTCCTTCTCGGCGGCATCGACTTCAACGGCGGCAAGGGCACCCTCGGCGGTGCCGTGGCCGGCGTCCTGCTGATCGGCGTCCTCAACAACCTGCTCACCCTCAACGACATCTCCAGCGAGATCCAGGTCATCGTCACCGGCGTACTGCTGGTGGCGTCCGTGCTCACGCCGCGGGTGATCGCCCTCGTCACCGAGCGAAGGGACCGGCGGGCGGCCGCCACCTGA
- the rhaS gene encoding rhamnose ABC transporter substrate-binding protein codes for MRPTTRSRPRLLAAAAAVCSLSLALAGCSGTTKGDAKDDAKDKAQGVKADPDAPLKKGLKLAFLPKQINNPYEKIVDEAGIAAAKEYDGKAKEVGPSDAKASSQVGYINTLVQQRQDAILIAANDPNAVCGPLKQAMKQKIKVVSYDSDTDKDCRQLFINQASSEEIGRSLIRRTAEQTGHKGEIAILSATQNATNQNAWIEFMKKELKKPQYKDMKLVKTAYGDDDDQKSFQETQGLLKAYPKLKAIISPTTVGIAAAARYISDSSYKGKVVLNGLGTPNQMRKYIKDGTVEEFSLWDPKKLGYLGSYAAASLASGQITGKEGEKFKAGKLGERTVGKDGEVILGPPTVFDEKNIGKYDF; via the coding sequence ATGCGACCCACGACACGTTCACGTCCCCGGCTTCTCGCCGCCGCGGCAGCCGTCTGCTCCCTTTCACTGGCCCTCGCCGGATGCTCCGGCACCACCAAGGGCGACGCGAAGGACGACGCCAAGGACAAGGCACAAGGCGTGAAGGCCGATCCCGACGCGCCCCTGAAGAAGGGGCTGAAGCTCGCCTTCTTGCCCAAGCAGATCAACAACCCGTACGAGAAGATCGTCGACGAGGCCGGCATCGCCGCCGCCAAGGAGTACGACGGGAAGGCCAAGGAGGTCGGCCCGTCCGACGCGAAGGCCTCGTCCCAGGTCGGCTACATCAACACCCTCGTGCAGCAGCGGCAGGACGCCATCCTCATCGCCGCCAACGACCCCAACGCCGTGTGCGGGCCGCTGAAGCAGGCGATGAAGCAGAAGATCAAGGTCGTCTCCTACGACTCCGACACAGACAAGGACTGCCGGCAGCTGTTCATCAACCAGGCCAGCTCCGAGGAGATCGGGCGCTCACTGATCCGCCGAACCGCCGAACAGACCGGTCACAAGGGCGAGATCGCGATCCTGTCGGCCACGCAGAACGCGACGAACCAGAACGCGTGGATCGAATTCATGAAGAAGGAGCTGAAGAAGCCCCAGTACAAGGACATGAAGCTGGTCAAGACCGCCTACGGCGACGACGACGACCAGAAGTCCTTCCAGGAGACCCAGGGACTGCTCAAGGCGTACCCGAAGCTCAAGGCCATCATCTCGCCGACCACCGTCGGCATCGCGGCCGCGGCCCGCTACATCAGCGACTCCTCCTACAAGGGCAAGGTCGTCCTCAACGGGCTCGGCACCCCCAACCAGATGCGTAAGTACATCAAGGACGGCACCGTCGAGGAGTTCTCCCTCTGGGACCCCAAGAAGCTCGGCTATCTCGGGTCCTATGCCGCCGCTTCCCTCGCCTCCGGCCAGATCACCGGCAAGGAGGGCGAGAAGTTCAAGGCGGGGAAGCTCGGCGAGCGCACCGTCGGCAAGGACGGCGAAGTCATCCTCGGCCCGCCCACCGTCTTCGACGAGAAGAACATCGGCAAGTACGACTTCTAG
- a CDS encoding ABC transporter permease, with product MSDTLEKPPQQPSGAAPDGRPEPRRSARSLTDMVFRIRELSIGGALVLLILGTYLANPGFLDDQGVQDLLLNSAILVLLATGQSVVVLTRNIDLSVGSVVGLTAFACGSFVSGTQHSALTVVLLGTGLGVLCGLLSGLLVSFGKVPALVVTLGMLYVIQGVDHVWAHGRQINAANVPDGVLELGSGSILGIPYLPLISAVVLAATAYYLRAYRSGRELYAIGSSPEAARLAGIPIRRRVLAAYAFSGAVAGFAGALWLARFGTVVADAANGWELTVVSAVVVGGIAITGGVGTVWGAALGALLLTTIGSALVVLKVNPFWEQAITGALLLAAISTDRVVRSRTTEALRKRSRN from the coding sequence GTGAGCGACACCCTGGAGAAGCCGCCGCAGCAGCCGTCCGGAGCCGCACCCGACGGCCGTCCCGAGCCCCGGCGGTCGGCCCGCTCCCTGACCGACATGGTCTTCCGCATACGGGAGTTGAGCATCGGCGGCGCCCTCGTGCTGCTCATCCTCGGCACCTATCTGGCCAACCCCGGCTTCCTCGACGACCAGGGCGTGCAGGACCTCCTGCTCAACTCGGCGATCCTGGTGCTGCTCGCGACCGGGCAGTCCGTCGTCGTGCTCACCCGGAACATCGATCTGTCAGTCGGATCCGTCGTGGGCCTGACCGCCTTCGCCTGCGGCAGCTTCGTCTCCGGCACACAGCACAGCGCACTCACCGTGGTGCTGCTGGGCACCGGACTCGGTGTGCTGTGCGGTCTGCTGAGCGGACTACTCGTCAGCTTCGGCAAGGTCCCCGCCCTGGTGGTGACCCTCGGGATGCTCTACGTCATCCAGGGCGTCGACCACGTCTGGGCGCACGGGCGGCAGATCAACGCCGCCAACGTGCCCGACGGAGTGCTGGAACTGGGCAGCGGCAGCATCCTCGGAATCCCGTATCTGCCGCTCATCTCCGCCGTGGTGCTGGCCGCCACCGCGTACTACCTGCGCGCCTACCGCAGCGGACGCGAGCTGTACGCCATCGGCTCCAGCCCCGAAGCGGCCCGCCTGGCCGGAATCCCCATCCGCCGGAGGGTGCTCGCCGCCTACGCCTTCTCCGGAGCCGTCGCCGGATTCGCCGGCGCGCTGTGGCTCGCCAGGTTCGGCACCGTCGTCGCCGACGCCGCCAACGGCTGGGAACTGACCGTCGTCAGCGCGGTCGTCGTCGGCGGCATCGCCATCACCGGCGGCGTGGGCACCGTCTGGGGCGCGGCCCTCGGGGCGCTGCTGCTGACGACCATCGGCAGCGCCCTCGTCGTCCTCAAGGTCAACCCCTTCTGGGAGCAGGCCATCACGGGTGCGCTGCTGCTCGCGGCCATCAGCACCGACCGCGTCGTACGCAGCCGCACGACCGAGGCGCTGCGGAAGAGGAGCAGGAATTGA